The stretch of DNA GTGGACAGCAGCTCCCGGACCTCCAGCTCGACGAGCTCGAGGATCTCCTCGTCGTCGACCATGTCGGCCTTGTTCAGCGCCACCACGATGTACGGCACGCCGACCTGGCGGGCGAGCAGCACGTGCTCACGCGTCTGGGGCATCGGGCCGTCGGTGGCGGCGACCACCAGGATCGCGCCGTCCATCTGGGCGGCACCGGTGATCATGTTCTTGATGTAGTCGGCGTGACCGGGGCAGTCGACGTGCGCGTAGTGCCGCTTCTCGGTCTGGTACTCGACGTGCGCGATCGAGATGGTGATACCGCGCTGACGCTCCTCGGGAGCCTTGTCGATCTGGTCGAACGCCGACGCCTCGTTGAGGTTCGGGTACTTGTCGTGCAGAACCTTGGTGATGGCCGCCGTCAGCGTGGTCTTGCCGTGGTCGATGTGACCGATCGTGCCGATGTTGACGTGCGGCTTGGTCCGCTCGAACTTCGCCTTCGCCACTGCAGGGTCCTCCTGGACTGGTTTCTTCTTGTCCGCCGTGCTGACGGCAGGTCTTGGGGTGGTGCTCGGAATGAGCCGCGGACCTTACCGGCCCGCGGCACACCCCATTTACTCGCCCGTGGCCTTGGCGATGATCTCCTTGGCCACGTTGGTCGGGACCTCCGCGTAGGAGTCGAAGACCATGGTGTAGTTCGCCCGGCCCTGGGTCCGCGACCGCAGGTCGCCGACGTAGCCGAACATCTCCGAGAGCGGCACGAGCGCCTTGACGATGCGCGCACCGGCCCGCTCCTCCATGGCCTGGATCTGGCCACGGCGGGAGTTGAGGTCGCCGATCACATCGCCCATGTAGTCCTCGGGCGTGGTGACCTCGACGGCCATCATCGGCTCGAGCAGGGCCGGATCGGCCTTGCGCGCAGCCTCCTTGAGGGCCATCGAGCCGGCAACCTTGAACGCCATCTCGGAGGAGTCGACCTCGTGGTACTGGCCGTCGAGCAGCGTCAGCTTGATGCCGGTCAGCGGGTAGCCGGCCAGCACGCCGTACTGCATGGCGTCCTGCGCACCGGCGTCCACGGACGGGATGTACTCCCGCGGGATCCGGCCACCGGTGACCTTGTTGTCGAACTCGTACAGCGCACCGTCGGCCGTGTCGAGCGGCTCGAGCTTGATGATGACGCGGGCGAACTGCCCCGAGCCACCGGTCTGCTTCTTGTGCGTGTACTCGTACTTGTCGACCGTCCGACGGATCGTCTCGCGGTAGGCCACCTGCGGCTTGCCGATGTTGGCCTCGACCTTGAACTCGCTCTTCATGCGGTTGACCAGCACCTCGAGGTGCAGCTCACCCATGCCGGCGAGGATGGTCTGGCCGGTCTCGTCGTCCAGGGAGACCTGGAACGTCGGGTCCTCCTCGGCCAGCTTCTGGATCGCCGTGGAGAGCTTCTCCTGGTCGGCCTTGGTCTTCGGCTCGACCGCGACCTGGATGACCGGGTCGGGGAAGGTCATCGACTCCAGCACGATCGGCGCCTGCGCGTCGCTCAGCGTGTCGCCGGTGGTGGTGTCCTTCAGCCCGATGACCGCGTAGATGTGACCGACAAGGGCCTCGTCGACCGGGTTCTCCTTGTTGGCGTGCATCTGGAAGATCTTCCCGATGCGCTCCTTGCGGTCCTTGGTCGAGTTGATGACCTGGGAACCAGCGGCGACCCGACCCGAGTAGACCCGGATGTAGGTCAGCTTGCCGAAGAACGGGTGCGCGGCGATCTTGAAGGCGAGCGCCGAGAACGGCTCCTCCTTCTCGGGCTTGCGGAAGGCGGGGGTCTCCCCGTCCTGCAGCGTGCCCTCGACCGGCGGCAGCTCGATCGGCGACGGCAGGTAGTCGATCACGGCGTCGAGCAGGGGCTGCACGCCCTTGTTCTTGAACGCCGAG from Pseudonocardia cypriaca encodes:
- the fusA gene encoding elongation factor G, coding for MARDVLTDLGKVRNIGIMAHIDAGKTTTTERILFYTGINYKIGEVHDGAATMDWMEEEQKRGITITSAATTCFWKDHQINLIDTPGHVDFTVEVERNLRVLDGAVAVFDGKEGVEPQSEQVWRQATKYDVPRICFVNKMDKLGADFYFTVGTIQDRLAAKPLPIQLPIGSENDFIGVIDLVEMRALTWRGEVQKGEDYTVEEIPADLRERAEEYRTALVEAVAETDDDLMELYLGGEELTVEQIKHGIRSIVKNRSAYPVLCGSAFKNKGVQPLLDAVIDYLPSPIELPPVEGTLQDGETPAFRKPEKEEPFSALAFKIAAHPFFGKLTYIRVYSGRVAAGSQVINSTKDRKERIGKIFQMHANKENPVDEALVGHIYAVIGLKDTTTGDTLSDAQAPIVLESMTFPDPVIQVAVEPKTKADQEKLSTAIQKLAEEDPTFQVSLDDETGQTILAGMGELHLEVLVNRMKSEFKVEANIGKPQVAYRETIRRTVDKYEYTHKKQTGGSGQFARVIIKLEPLDTADGALYEFDNKVTGGRIPREYIPSVDAGAQDAMQYGVLAGYPLTGIKLTLLDGQYHEVDSSEMAFKVAGSMALKEAARKADPALLEPMMAVEVTTPEDYMGDVIGDLNSRRGQIQAMEERAGARIVKALVPLSEMFGYVGDLRSRTQGRANYTMVFDSYAEVPTNVAKEIIAKATGE